One region of Helicoverpa zea isolate HzStark_Cry1AcR chromosome 24, ilHelZeax1.1, whole genome shotgun sequence genomic DNA includes:
- the LOC124642188 gene encoding PRKCA-binding protein-like has translation FQILSDMGTYLNKAIPDTKLTIRKYADTKFEYLSYCLKVKEMDDEEYGYNALQEPLYRVETGNYEYRLILRCRQDARTRFARLRSDVLVKLELLENKKTQDVAYQLRRFIQGLAVYHNESVEHLKDNATLFPVEVDLSQNAFQYKSTAQIIQDGQEEDEELEFGKEIHEYHDIADIDKEPKLVNRRQTKDNDDTESSEQLLPDFDNVTLNYDKVDKSDNMDNLTLLTELGLADTNVQDDFGDFQNGLLDEFMPKTSGEDKNDIFEDLLSDFSNLNK, from the exons TTCCAGATCTTATCAGACATGGGCACATACCTCAACAAAGCTATCCCCGACACGAAGCTGACTATCCGCAAGTATGCCGACACTAAGTTCGAGTACCTCTCCTACTGTCTCAAGGTTAAAGAGATGGACGATGAGGAGTACGGGTATAATGCCCTGCAAGAGCCCCTGTATAGAGTGGAAACTGGGAATTATGAGTATAG ACTGATTCTCCGCTGTCGTCAAGACGCTCGGACGCGCTTCGCTCGGCTCCGGTCTGACGTGTTGGTGAAGTTGGAACTGTTGGAGAATAAGAAGACACAGGATGTTGCGTACCAGCTGAGAAGGTTTATACAGGGGCTTGCTGTTTATCATAA TGAATCAGTAGAGCATCTGAAAGACAACGCGACTCTGTTCCCGGTCGAAGTGGATCTCTCTCAGAACGCGTTCCAGTACAAATCTACTGCACAGATTATTCAG GACGGTCAAGAAGAAGACGAAGAATTAGAATTCGGCAAAGAAATCCACGAATATCATGACATTGCTGACATTGACAAGGAGCCCAAACTTGTCAATCGCCGTCAGACCAAAGACAATGATGACACCGAATCGTCAGAACAATTACTGCCTGACTTTGACAATGTGACCCTAAACTATGACAAAGTTGACAAATCTGACAATATGGACAATTTGACTTTATTGACGGAATTGGGTTTGGCCGACACGAATGTACAAGATGACTTTGGAGATTTTCAGAATGGACTGCTGGATGAATTTATGCCCAAAACCAGTGGGGAGGATAAGAATGATATTTTTGAGGATTTGTTAAGTGAttttagtaatttaaataaataa